TGTCCCGTAATACACCGTCTCGTTCGTGACGCACGGCCCAATCCGATACGCGTCGTTGCGCTTTATTTCTCGTGTCCATTCTACGGACCCTGATGCTGCGTCAACAGCACCGAAGACGCCGTCGTAGCCAATCGAGCCAACCAGCTGTCCCTGTGCGTACGCTTTCGGGTGCAGCCTTGTCTCTGCTTTCCAGCGTTCGAGTCCCGAGCTGGCGTCGACGGCAGCGAGTACGTCGCCATACGAGATATACACTGTATTACCCACACGAAGCATCTCGTCGAGACTGGTGGTTTCGTACTCCCACTGCGCATTCCCGTTGGCTGGATTGACCGCGTAGAGATCGTTCGCTCCGACGAACAGCTGGCCGTTACCAAGGACTGGAGACACTCCGGTCGACAGTTGTTCGCCACCCCACGGAAGCGTTCCGAGTCGGGTAAGCTGCCACTGTCTCTCTCCCTCTATCGCGTCGACTGCGGTGAGCGAATGGTGTGACGTGACGTAAATCTGTTCGCCTGAGCTGATGAGCTTTCGCCGCGTTAATTGCTCCTCGCCGAGTTCGGTTTGCCATGCGACCGCTGGCTCTCGTGTCGGGCCAGTTTCACTCCCAGCGTATCCGGTTCGTGCTGGATCGTGTTGTTCCATCGGCCACGCATCTCGTTCGACCGTCACAGCATGAGGGTGACTTTTGAACCAGCGTTGCGGAAGAACGCTGCTTCCGATTGCGAGGCCGATGCCGACCGCAAAAGTCTGGCGACGGGTAAGCGGGGACCGATCTTGAAGCACAAGTGGTAGTTCTCGTCACACTATATCATTTCACTGATTCGTGACTAGATTAATTTAGGGCGGGTTGTTTGCGATGAAGACGAGGAATACGTCCAGCGTGAGCGATCTATACTGATGTCACCGATCGATATCGCTCACCGCCGGGAAGTGGTGCGAGTCTGGTCACGTTCGACCGTCCTGAGATGGTCGATGCGCTCGTCGGTTGCTGGATGGGTTGCCAGTGCAGAGCGGAGGTATCGCTCGTACAGCCGGTGATGGACCCGTCGAATCCGGAGTCGAGGACCCCAGAGGATCGGTCGGCGTCCCTCGTAGGTGAGTTTCGGTCCCCGTTCCTCGTTCGAATCGGGAACGATCGATAACGAGGCAAGCGCAGCCTCACGAGCGTCCCGGTCGGGCGCTGAGGGAACGTCATCGTCGAGCGTCTTGAGGGCGCTCGCTAGCGCTGCAGAATCGCCGAGCAACGCGCTTGCGCCGCGGTCGGCGGCGATTTCTCGTGAACGAGACAGCGAGGCGACCAGTAGGCGGCCGACTCCCCAGAAGGCGTAGGAGCAGATCGCAACCACCAGCAGGGCGAAATGTCCCATACTACGGAGCGTCCGTCCGAGGTTCCGAGCACTCGCTAGTGGGAGTTCGACGAGCGTCATCACGGTCGCATCGCGGTTCTTGATGTGTGCGACCTCGTGGGCGACGACGGCATCCAGTTCGTCGGCGTCAAGCGCGTCGAGCAACCCTGTTGAGACGACGAGTTTCGTGTCGTCGACCGAGATGCCGGTCGTCATCGCCAGCGGGCGCTCACGGTCAGTAATATACACAGACGGGGTCGGAATATCGGCGATCTGTGCGATCCGTGTGACCGTTGCGTGGAGGTCAGGGTACGCCGCTGGACCAACGGGAAAAGCGTCGAACGTCTCGGCGGCGTCCTTTCGCAATGCTCGCCAAAGAATGATGATGCCTACAATGAGCGTCATCACGCCACCGAGAGCGAGCCGGTGTTCGAAGGGCAATTGAAGACCGAATAGTCCACTAAACCATTCGACCCCCCACGCTAAGAAGACGGTGATGCTGGTGGCGAACGCAGTTGTGAGCGCTGCCAGCGCGAGCAGTGTTAGTGCCATCCGTCGTTGGAGGTGTCTGTCAAGAGACCAATCCATGCGTCTATTTCGTGACAACACAGTATAAATCTTCTCGTCGTCATCGTGTGCAGAGATGTCGGAACCAGACGGCTATGAGAGCACGCAGGCTCTTCGAAACAGAATACACCAAATAAGTGAGTACAATCTACGAACTGCGGCCGTTGAACCACCATAACGAAGCTCCATTGATGGTTCGTTCATCGATACTCGTCATTTTCATCAAAATTCTGTTCTCGATGTTTACTTGTCTATTGGGAACAATCTGGTCGGTGTGTTGAGGAACCATCAGATTTATACCTAGTGTCATCCACATTCTGCGTGAAACGTTCTATGGCCGACCGGCATGCGTGTCGTCCGGTGTTTGATCCGCTCGCGCCTCCCGCCGCGAAACGAGCCCGATAGCTGCAGCACTCGGGATCGTTTCGCTACGTTCTGTAGTTGAAATTCACTGACAGAACAAACACGCATATGCCAATCTTCGCTGAGATGCCGGTGTCCCACCGGGATTCTCTCGACCACGTATCGACTTTCACAGCACAGATATATCGCTTGCGGTCACACCGACCGCTTGGAGGGGAGCCGAGAATCACGGGTGATGGCCGATGACCACCAGCACGGCCGATGAGCCGTCGTTGTGGCGAAATCAAAACTTCTGGCGATTCTTCGCTGGGCAGTTCGTGACGAACGCCGGCGACAGCCTCTACACCGTCGCTATTCTGTGGCTCGTCTTTGAGCTCAGCGGTTCAACTATCCTCTCTGGGATTGCGAATGCGCTGTTGTTGCTCCCGTGGCTCTTGCAGATACTCGCCGGGCCGATCGTAGATCGACTGCCACTCAGACCCATCCTCGTCGGATCACAAGCTCTGCAGGGAATCGTCGTGCTCGTGCTCCCGCTCGCCGCCGTGACAGGCAGGCTGAGCGTCGGTGTGCTGCTCGCGGTCGCCTCGGTGCTAACGCTGACAACGGTGCTGATGGCACCGATGCAGGCGACGCTCGTCCCACGAATTGTCGCCGACGCGCGGCTGTCGCGGGCCAACTCTGCGCTCTCGACTGTCACGCTCGGACTGGACATGGTGTTCGACGCCCTCGGCGGCGTGTTTATCGCTGTCTTCGGCGCAACGACGCTGTTCCTGTTCGATTCAATCACGTTTGCCGTCGCGGGTCTACTGTTCGCCGGAATCACAGTGCCGGTGTCCTCCACGGACGGAGAGCCTGAAGCCACTAACGAGTCGGTGTTCGGATCGTACGTCGCCGACCTGCAGGCGGGGGTTGACGTACTCCGTGGGAGCGTGTTCGTCGATCTGGTGCTTATGACGGCCGTTTTCAACCTCGCTACCGGAGTAACGCTTGCAATCCTACCAGCGTTCGGTGATGCGCGCGGTGGACCCGCTGTCTATGGGTTGTTGCTCGGCGCGCTCGGTATCGGCCGACTCGTCGGATCACTCGTCGCACCCTTCTTCGAGCGTGTTGCGTACGGCCGGCTGAAGCTTGTCGGTGAATCACTGGCCGCCTGCTGCTGGTTTGCCGCGGCGCACGCACCGTCACCCTCGCTCACCGTCGTCCTGTTCGGACTCGCGTGGGTTCCTGCAGGCATCAGCGGTGTACTTACGGCGACGCTGAATCAGACCATGTTTCCGAGCGATCTCCTCGGACGTGTGTCTTCTATCAAGGGAACCGCCTCCGGAGCTACGCTGCCGCTCGGCTCACTCGTCGGCGGCCTCGTTGCCGAGGTGCTGGGCACGACGACCACGATGGGGCTGGCCGCGGCTGGGTTCGGGTTCACGGGACTGTACTTTCTTGTTCATCCGCAACTCCGGCGTCTCCCACCGGTCGCTGACGCCTCTCCTGAGACATTCGACGTGACAGTATCATCTTCTCACGATCAGGGGTAGGATGACGTACCTGTCCATATTTTTGTAGAGAGTGGGAGAGCTGCGTGATACGGTGTGTTGCCCTCTGTTTACCGATGGCAACTGGACCCATCATGACTCACTGAAAGACACACAATCGCTGTCTTCCGCAACTCTCGACATTTCACAAGTGTGATAGAATAGTAGATCTGATGCACGGATCAGTAGACGGATTTCCTTTCCAGATCCCGACTCTCTTGTGACACGAGACTGTGGAGAAGTCCGAAAGCAAGGCGGCGGCTCCCCCGACTGATCAATAGCATTGAATTGTTGACTTGTTTGTTAAATATCTTATCAGAAGTGGATTAGAGATGCACGTCTGTTCAAATATGCCTGAATGGGTGGAATTTATCTATTAGTGACTTGTGCTTCTATCTTACAGTTTAGTCGTACTCATGAAGGACGCCCTAAAACTACTCTGTACAGGAGATTTCCACCTCGGCCGCCACCCGAGTCGAATTCCGGACAGTTTGGATGGTCCCAAACTGTCTCCCACATCCGTTTGGTTGTCGATTGTCCAGAACGCCATCGACAGTGATGTCGATGCTGTCGTGATCGCTGGCGATGTCGTAGATCAGGAAAATCGGTACTTCGAGGCGTATGGAGCGTTTGAGGACGGGATTTCCCGACTCCACGAAGAGGAAATTCCAGTCGTCGTGGTAGCTGGGAATCACGACGCTGATGTTCTCCCAGAGATGATCGACAATCTCGACTTTGGTACCCTCCAGTTTCTCGGGAGGGACGGTGAGTGGGAACGCTGGACTCTCGAACGGGACGGCGAGCCGCTTGCGCATTTCGATGGGTGGTCGTTCCCGTCCGAACACGTCTACGAGTCACCGCTCGACGAGTACGATCTCCCAAAGGTTGATGGCGTACCTCACATTGGCGTACTTCACGCTGACCTCAACTCGCGTAAAAGTCAGTACGCGCCAGTCCAGTCTCGTGCACTCCGCGACACGTCGGCAGATGCCTGGTTACTCGGTCATATTCACAGTCCGGCGATCCAAATCGACTCACAGCCGCTGGCCCTCTACTCAGGATCACCACAACCTCTCGATCCAGGAGAACAGCAGACCCACGGCCCGTGGACAATCACAATTTCTCAGGCAGGGAAAGTGCGTGCTGAGCAGGTTCCTTTAGCCTCAGTTCGCTATGATCACATTTCAGTCGACGTGTCCGGTGCGGGCGACGCAGAAGAAGTGGCTTCCATACTTTCGGAGGAGATTACAGAGCGCGTTCGCTCCGAACTCGATACCAGCGCCTTGGAGGTCAGCCTCATCAGAGTTCGTCTCACAGGCCGGACGGATGCACACTCGGCGCTTGTTGATCAGCATCGATCGATGGAGCGTGAACTCAAGTTCAACGAGGATTCAGTTTCGATCCGGGTCGAATCGATCGAGGTCGACACCCGTCCAGCAATTGACCTCGAAGCCCTCTCAGAAGGAGACAACGCGGTCGCATATCTCGCTGGTCTCTTGTTAGAAATCGAGAACGGTGATCCTCACGAGAACTATCCGGACCTGATTGACGGTTCGTTGGCTGCGATGCATAAGGCTCACAATGCGAACGCATACACACCTCTCCGACGCGAAACCGAACTCGATGAGCCAGACGAAGCTGACGCAATCGAATGTCTCGAACAGCAGGCACGAGTGCTGCTTGACACCTTGCTCAGACAGAAGGAGGGTACTGCATGACTCGAGATCCGATCTGCTTCGAGGAGATTCATGTCACTCATGCTCCTGGCTTCGAGACCGGTGGCTTCGTTGTCGACAACCTGTGTTCTGGAATTAATGTTGTTCATGGACCGAACGCGGCAGGAAAAACCACGCTCGCCGAGGCTGTCGAATGGCTATGCTGGCCGGAGGCAGCCGACGAACGTGCCTCTCTCGTTGGGAGGTTCTCGATGAACAGTGATACGTGGCGGGTTGAGGTTGAGAATGGGCGCTCGACCTACCAGCGTGATGGTCAGGAGACAAATGGTCCGCGTCTTCCCCCGTCCGACCAATGCGATCGCTACCGTCTCTCGCTCTACGATCTACTTCAGCGGGACAACACCAACGAATCGTTTGCAGAGATCATTGAACGGGAATCGGCGGGTGGCTACGATCTCTCGACAGCACACGACACCCTCAGTTATTCGGACTCTCCGAGTAGAGCCAATAGGAACGTCGTTCAGGACGCAAAGGGAGCGATTCAGGAGTTGCATGAAGCGCGAAACGAGGTTGCTCAGCTTCACAAAGAGCAAGACAAACTCTCTCGGCTGCGTACTGAACTGGAAGCCGCGCGTCAAGCCCAAGAGCAGACAGAACTGCTAAAGCAGGCAATAGATCACGCGCAGGTTAGAAATGAGCTTAAACAGGCCGAATCGAGGCTCGACGAGTTTCCCGAGGCAGTAGAACGGGTCGACGGAGACGAGATCGACCACGTTCGTACTCTCGAAGACCAGATCGACGAGTGGACTACAAAGAAGACTGAGGCTGAGGAAACGAAATCGGATGCTCAGGAACGGCTTGCTGCGTCTGATCTTCCTGAGCAGGGTCTTCCGACCGGCCGTATTGACCATCTGAAGCGACTTCGTGATGATCTTGCATCCGCGGAGGACCGAAAGCGAGATCTCAAAGAGGATCTGGTAGACGCGAAACGACAGCGAGAAACTGCCCGAGAAGATATCCCCTTAGAGGTTGACAATAAAGATCTCGTCGACTTTGAACCAGTCACCTGGAAAACCATCTCGAAGTTCGCACGAGAGGCTGAGGAACTTCAGGCTGAACGGAACGAGAGGAACGCCATACAGCAACTACTCGCGGATGGAACGCACTCTGGTCCCGATCTATCGACCCTCCTGCGGGCGAGCCAATCGTTGGAAGACTGGCTGGCTACATCCGTCACCACCGATTCGAACGGCGGTTCCAAGGCAGTCCGAATCGCGGTGTTTTCGTCGGCTTCACTCGCGGCAGCGGGCATCGTGTTAGGGTTGTTGGTCCATCCGCTTCTGTTCTCTATTCTGCTTGTCGCTGTTGGTATCTTATGGTACGGTCTTCGTGATCGATCTCAGCTCTCGGACGGGAGCGACTCCCGAGAGCTACACCGTGAGTCGTTTCAAAAAACCGGCTTGAGACCGCCAGAGGGATGGAGTGATGACGAGGTCCGTACCCGTCTAATTAACCTTTACGACGAAATAGCGAAGCGTCAGCTTTCCGAACGGCGTACTGAGTGGCGCAATAGCCTTGCCACGGATGCTGAAACACTCGAACAGAAAGAACAAGCGCTAGCGCAAACTCGCACCAAGCTTCAGGAACAGTTGGGAGCAGCTCCAGACGCTTCTGATGTCGAACTCGTCGTGCTCTCTAAGCGAGTGCTTGACTGGCAGGATACCAATGACGAGGTTGAGGGCATTCTGGAGCGTATCGAGACCGTCAACGGGCAGATCGAGATGGCGCACGCGGAACTCCGAGTGAAACTCGAGCCCTACAGTTACGACGATATTGAGAGCTCTGGTAAGGCGACCGAGACGATCCGTCAGCTCGAAACCCGCGAGCAGCAACACGAAACTGCACAGAGAGACTTAGATCAGGCGACTCAGACGGTTCGAGAAGCGACCGGGAAAATAGACGATCTGGTCGACGAGCGCGACGAAATCTATGCAGATCTCGGTCTCGAGACTGATGATCACGACACGCTAGAGACACTCTGTGATCGAGTCGATGCATACAACTCGGTAAAATCGGACGTACGAAACGCCGAAATTCGGACGAAGACGGAGTTCGAGAAACTCAAAAGCTATCCGGAATTCGAACCGGAGCTTAAGACACGAGAGATTACTGATCTTCGAGGTGATCTTCGTGAGGCTGAACAATCGGCCGGAGAGTACGACGAACTACAGTCTCAAATAGCCAATATTAAAGCAGAAATCGGGCAAGCAAAGTCAGACAATCAAGTGGAAACCGCACTCACAAAGCGGAATCGGACGCTTGATGCGTTACAAGATCAACGTGCGGACGACTGTTCTGCGATGGTCGGCGATGCACTGGTCGATCACGTTCAAGAGGCAACGATGGAAACCAATCGTCCGGAGGTCTTCGAGCGTGCCCGAAACATCTTGACGACAATCACGAAGGGCCGATATCGGTTGGACTTCGACGAGAATGAAGCCACGTTCCGTGCATTCGACAAAAGCGAACAAACGGGGCTCGCGCTTGATGAACTTTCGAGTGGGACCCGTGTACAGGTCTTGTTGGCTGTTCGGATTGCATTCGTTGAACAACAAGAACAGGGAGCTCAGATTCCACTCCTCCTCGATGAGACACTTGCCAACACAGACGATCGCAGGGCGGAGATGATCATCGAATCAGTGATTGCTCTCGCGCAAAATGGGCGTCAGATCTTCTACTTCACCGCACAGGGCCACGAAGTCGCAAAATGGCTCGACGCTCTGACGGACACAAACGACCTCAATCACCAGATCATCGACCTTGTGACTGCCAGTAATATCGATAACGCTGTGCAGATCCCTGATCTGAAATCCACCGAGTCGTTCACTGCAGCGCCTCCCAGCCCAGACGGTCACGACCACGCTTCGTTTGGGGAAGCACTTGATGTGGAGTCGTTCGATCTTCACCGTGGCGTCGGCACAGCACACCTGTGGTACGTCGTTGATGACGTTGAGGCGCTCTATCAACTCTTAGACTCTGGAATCAAACGGTGGGGACAACTGGACAACCTGCTCAAGCGGGGTAACGGAAATCTTCTCTGGGACTCTGATCAGTTGGTGACCGCTCGAGAGAACGCGGCAGCGTTGAATGAGTTCGTCGCCGCTTGGAGGATCGGCCGCGGCAAGCCCGTAGACCGGGAGGTTCTCAACTCATCTGGCGCCGTGAGCGAAACTTTCATCGACGAAGTCTCCGAACTTGCAAAGGAACTGGAAAGAGATGGCAGTCAGATCGTCGAAGCCTTGCACGGCGGCGAAGTGAACTTATTCCGGAGCGGAAAAGCAGACGATCTAAAGATCTATCTCGAAGAAAACGAGTATATTGTACCACAAGACACGCTGGATCTGGTGCAGATTCGTGCCCGGGTTGTCGAGCGATTCATTGATGAAGGTGTCCCCCGCGAAGAGGCCAAAGACAGGACCGACGAACTGCTATTACGACTAAGCGAGAACTGACTCTCTCTTACTGACCTCTGCGACAATCACGGTACTCAGACGCCGATATCGATGGGGATTCGTGTGTCTCACAGACCAAGTCTGTATAGCGAAATGGAGTTCATCATAAGAGACACCAGAGAATTATATACTGAGAGACAGTAGATCTATTATGGTCGAAGGAACGTTAACTGTTAATCCAGGTCAACCGGTAGTATTCACGTTTACTGTCACAAACACCACAGATCAGCCGGTTTCGCTTCGGTTTCAGGACGCCTGCAAGGCCGACTTCGTGGCACGCGTGGAGGATACAGAGCGCTGGCGATGGAGTGTGGGACAGATGTTCGCACAAATCCTTGAGGAAGTTTCCCTCGCGCCGAACGAGCAAACGACGTTCGAAGCAGCGTGGGACGATCCAGATCCTGGTTCGTACACCGCGCACGCGGAGCTTATGGCGAACAATACCACTTGCGAAGCTGAAACAACGTTCTCCGTCGAATAATACGATCAGCAAGCGACCATACGGTACACGAATCGGCTCTTTTGAATCTTGCCAATGGAGAATACTATCCTATCCGATCTCAATCGAGCAGGTCGATGATCTCTCGGGCGACTTGCCGGACGGATTCGTCGCTCGATAACTCATTTTCCCAGCCGAGATCGAGGAGCTTGTCGATCGGGAGCAAAACGGTCGAGACGTCACCGGTCCACCCACGCTCACCACCAGTGTACTCGTAGTCGGGATCGAGTCCCATCTCCTCGCTTACGATTTCGGCAACACGATCGACCGACGTTGTCGACTGTGTTGCGAGGTTGTAGATGTTGACGGGTTCATCAGCATGCTCGACGATATGACACATCGCGTCGACGCACTCCTCAACGTGCATGTAGGACTTTTCCTGTTTCCCGTTTCCGAGGATTGTGAGTGTTTCAGGATTCGCATCGAGTTTTTCGACGAAATCGGGAACGACGCCTGCTCCGAATCGTGGCCCGACGATGTTCGCAAATCGGAACGTCCAGACGGTGAAGTCGTGGGTGTGTCCATACACTGAAAGCAGCGATTCGTCGGCGAGTTTGGTCGCACCGTAGATACTGATCGGTTCGAGTGGGCCGTACGTCTCTGGGGTTGGCTCTCCTGCCTCACCGTAGACTGTACACGACGACGTGAACGCGATGTTCGAGACGCCGACTTCGTCCATCCGTTCGAGAATGTTGTACGTCATCTCTCCGTTGGCTTCGAACTGCGCTCGGGGTTCGTCGGTGTCGACGTACTTATCGGCCGCTGCGAGATGGAACACGCCATCGACATCTTCTGTTATAACATCGGCGACGAGGGACCGATCGGTGAGGTCTCCCTCGACGAACGTCACACCGTCGGGAACCGATTTACGGATACCGTTCGAAAGATCGTCAACGACGAGCACGTCGTTGTCGACAGCGAGTCGGTTGGACAGTACTGATCCGATGAGTCCTGCTCCACCAGTGACAACGAGGCGTTTCCCGGTGAGTTCCATAGCGAGAGTGGTGCGGGTTTCCGTAAGTGTATTCCGATCACCGAGCGGTCACACGTCCACATCAACGGGTCGAAACCCCCTAATCACGCCCGCTGCTAGGCGTGCTATGAGAGAACACGAAATAATCGTCCTCCGACTCGGACATCGACCCGGACGGGATAACCGGATGACAACCCACGTTGGACTCACCGCGCGCGCACTCGGAGCCGACCGCGTGGTTTTGACTAATGGTGCTTCTGGCTCCCGCGATACCATCGATGACATTACCGAACGCTTTGGAGGTCCATTCACTGTTGACCTGACTGAGGAACCGAACCGGCTCCTCCAGACGTTCGAGGGTACGATTGTTCATC
The nucleotide sequence above comes from Halocatena marina. Encoded proteins:
- a CDS encoding MFS transporter, coding for MTTSTADEPSLWRNQNFWRFFAGQFVTNAGDSLYTVAILWLVFELSGSTILSGIANALLLLPWLLQILAGPIVDRLPLRPILVGSQALQGIVVLVLPLAAVTGRLSVGVLLAVASVLTLTTVLMAPMQATLVPRIVADARLSRANSALSTVTLGLDMVFDALGGVFIAVFGATTLFLFDSITFAVAGLLFAGITVPVSSTDGEPEATNESVFGSYVADLQAGVDVLRGSVFVDLVLMTAVFNLATGVTLAILPAFGDARGGPAVYGLLLGALGIGRLVGSLVAPFFERVAYGRLKLVGESLAACCWFAAAHAPSPSLTVVLFGLAWVPAGISGVLTATLNQTMFPSDLLGRVSSIKGTASGATLPLGSLVGGLVAEVLGTTTTMGLAAAGFGFTGLYFLVHPQLRRLPPVADASPETFDVTVSSSHDQG
- a CDS encoding NAD-dependent epimerase/dehydratase family protein, which codes for MELTGKRLVVTGGAGLIGSVLSNRLAVDNDVLVVDDLSNGIRKSVPDGVTFVEGDLTDRSLVADVITEDVDGVFHLAAADKYVDTDEPRAQFEANGEMTYNILERMDEVGVSNIAFTSSCTVYGEAGEPTPETYGPLEPISIYGATKLADESLLSVYGHTHDFTVWTFRFANIVGPRFGAGVVPDFVEKLDANPETLTILGNGKQEKSYMHVEECVDAMCHIVEHADEPVNIYNLATQSTTSVDRVAEIVSEEMGLDPDYEYTGGERGWTGDVSTVLLPIDKLLDLGWENELSSDESVRQVAREIIDLLD
- a CDS encoding PQQ-binding-like beta-propeller repeat protein; protein product: MLQDRSPLTRRQTFAVGIGLAIGSSVLPQRWFKSHPHAVTVERDAWPMEQHDPARTGYAGSETGPTREPAVAWQTELGEEQLTRRKLISSGEQIYVTSHHSLTAVDAIEGERQWQLTRLGTLPWGGEQLSTGVSPVLGNGQLFVGANDLYAVNPANGNAQWEYETTSLDEMLRVGNTVYISYGDVLAAVDASSGLERWKAETRLHPKAYAQGQLVGSIGYDGVFGAVDAASGSVEWTREIKRNDAYRIGPCVTNETVYYGTGPLYALDLTDGSTLWTHSLATAGAELKPVSDGTTVYLAVGETNRVLALDASTGDIRWSRKQEAITTGSAPALTEETLYVGLKHGVVAFDTATGAERFLVRKSEAASIQNSPIVVGDTLYVMLDGTLFALTDE
- a CDS encoding M48 family metallopeptidase gives rise to the protein MDWSLDRHLQRRMALTLLALAALTTAFATSITVFLAWGVEWFSGLFGLQLPFEHRLALGGVMTLIVGIIILWRALRKDAAETFDAFPVGPAAYPDLHATVTRIAQIADIPTPSVYITDRERPLAMTTGISVDDTKLVVSTGLLDALDADELDAVVAHEVAHIKNRDATVMTLVELPLASARNLGRTLRSMGHFALLVVAICSYAFWGVGRLLVASLSRSREIAADRGASALLGDSAALASALKTLDDDVPSAPDRDAREAALASLSIVPDSNEERGPKLTYEGRRPILWGPRLRIRRVHHRLYERYLRSALATHPATDERIDHLRTVERDQTRTTSRR
- a CDS encoding DNA repair exonuclease — translated: MKDALKLLCTGDFHLGRHPSRIPDSLDGPKLSPTSVWLSIVQNAIDSDVDAVVIAGDVVDQENRYFEAYGAFEDGISRLHEEEIPVVVVAGNHDADVLPEMIDNLDFGTLQFLGRDGEWERWTLERDGEPLAHFDGWSFPSEHVYESPLDEYDLPKVDGVPHIGVLHADLNSRKSQYAPVQSRALRDTSADAWLLGHIHSPAIQIDSQPLALYSGSPQPLDPGEQQTHGPWTITISQAGKVRAEQVPLASVRYDHISVDVSGAGDAEEVASILSEEITERVRSELDTSALEVSLIRVRLTGRTDAHSALVDQHRSMERELKFNEDSVSIRVESIEVDTRPAIDLEALSEGDNAVAYLAGLLLEIENGDPHENYPDLIDGSLAAMHKAHNANAYTPLRRETELDEPDEADAIECLEQQARVLLDTLLRQKEGTA
- a CDS encoding BsuPI-related putative proteinase inhibitor; translated protein: MVEGTLTVNPGQPVVFTFTVTNTTDQPVSLRFQDACKADFVARVEDTERWRWSVGQMFAQILEEVSLAPNEQTTFEAAWDDPDPGSYTAHAELMANNTTCEAETTFSVE
- a CDS encoding AAA family ATPase, encoding MTRDPICFEEIHVTHAPGFETGGFVVDNLCSGINVVHGPNAAGKTTLAEAVEWLCWPEAADERASLVGRFSMNSDTWRVEVENGRSTYQRDGQETNGPRLPPSDQCDRYRLSLYDLLQRDNTNESFAEIIERESAGGYDLSTAHDTLSYSDSPSRANRNVVQDAKGAIQELHEARNEVAQLHKEQDKLSRLRTELEAARQAQEQTELLKQAIDHAQVRNELKQAESRLDEFPEAVERVDGDEIDHVRTLEDQIDEWTTKKTEAEETKSDAQERLAASDLPEQGLPTGRIDHLKRLRDDLASAEDRKRDLKEDLVDAKRQRETAREDIPLEVDNKDLVDFEPVTWKTISKFAREAEELQAERNERNAIQQLLADGTHSGPDLSTLLRASQSLEDWLATSVTTDSNGGSKAVRIAVFSSASLAAAGIVLGLLVHPLLFSILLVAVGILWYGLRDRSQLSDGSDSRELHRESFQKTGLRPPEGWSDDEVRTRLINLYDEIAKRQLSERRTEWRNSLATDAETLEQKEQALAQTRTKLQEQLGAAPDASDVELVVLSKRVLDWQDTNDEVEGILERIETVNGQIEMAHAELRVKLEPYSYDDIESSGKATETIRQLETREQQHETAQRDLDQATQTVREATGKIDDLVDERDEIYADLGLETDDHDTLETLCDRVDAYNSVKSDVRNAEIRTKTEFEKLKSYPEFEPELKTREITDLRGDLREAEQSAGEYDELQSQIANIKAEIGQAKSDNQVETALTKRNRTLDALQDQRADDCSAMVGDALVDHVQEATMETNRPEVFERARNILTTITKGRYRLDFDENEATFRAFDKSEQTGLALDELSSGTRVQVLLAVRIAFVEQQEQGAQIPLLLDETLANTDDRRAEMIIESVIALAQNGRQIFYFTAQGHEVAKWLDALTDTNDLNHQIIDLVTASNIDNAVQIPDLKSTESFTAAPPSPDGHDHASFGEALDVESFDLHRGVGTAHLWYVVDDVEALYQLLDSGIKRWGQLDNLLKRGNGNLLWDSDQLVTARENAAALNEFVAAWRIGRGKPVDREVLNSSGAVSETFIDEVSELAKELERDGSQIVEALHGGEVNLFRSGKADDLKIYLEENEYIVPQDTLDLVQIRARVVERFIDEGVPREEAKDRTDELLLRLSEN